From a region of the Sander lucioperca isolate FBNREF2018 chromosome 8, SLUC_FBN_1.2, whole genome shotgun sequence genome:
- the LOC116037798 gene encoding histamine N-methyltransferase-like encodes MASSLKCLVDDDSRYQKSFQLFLERSSEHQCMRDFIHNMLPDILASIGNGKSHLNVIGVGSGAGEIDLEMLAKLRLKHPGVTVDNEVVEPSSTQLHNYKVLVSQKPGLDYIKFTWNKMTATEFQEHWRVKKMTKKADFIHMIQMLYYVKDPGATISFFQSLLDKNGKLLILLVSGESGWGRLWRTYRNQLCNTEISQCVTTGDIKSFLDSKGVSYQSYELPSEMDITECFTEGVEKGELLLDFLTEVLDFSKTASPELKAGVLELLRHPDCSVESNGKVIFNNNLGVIVIDQLT; translated from the exons ATGGCATCTTCACTGAAGTGTCTGGTTGATGATGATAGCAGGTACCAGAAATCCTTCCAGCTTTTTCTGGAGCGCTCCTCTGAGCATCAGTGTATGCGGGACTTTATCCACAATATGCTGCCAGATATACTGGCAAG CATTGGAAATGGAAAGTCCCATCTAAATGTAATTGGAGTTGGAAGTGGAGCTG GTGAGATTGACCTCGAGATGCTCGCCAAACTCCGTCTGAAGCACCCAGGGGTGACGGTGGATAACGAGGTGGTGGAGCCTAGCAGCACTCAGCTTCATAACTACAAAG TTTTGGTGTCACAGAAACCAGGTTTAGATTACATCAAATTCACCTGGAACAAGATGACTGCCACTGAGTTTCAGGAGCACTGGAGAGTGAAAAAGATGACTAAGAAGGCTGACTTCATTCACATGATACAG ATGCTGTACTATGTGAAGGATCCTGGAGCTACCATCAGCTTCTTCCAAAGTCTCCTAGACAAGAATGGGAAGCTTCTTATCCTTCTAGTATCTG GTGAGAGTGGTTGGGGAAGGCTGTGGCGGACCTACAGGAACCAGCTCTGTAACACAGAAATAAGTCAGTGTGTGACCACTGGAGACATCAAAAGCTTCCTGGACTCCAAAGGGGTGAGCTACCAGAGCTACGAGCTGCCATCTGAAATGGACATCACCGAGTGTTTCACTGAGGGGGTTGAGAAGGGAGAGCTGTTGCTTGATTTTCTCACCGAGGTGCTGGACTTCAGTAAGACCGCCTCACCTGAGCTGAAAGCTGGTGTCTTGGAGTTACTCCGGCATCCAGACTGTAGTGTGGAGTCCAACGGCAAAGTTATCTTTAACAACAACCTCGGAGTGATAGTCATAGATCAGCTTACTTAA